In Paenibacillus sp. BIC5C1, a genomic segment contains:
- a CDS encoding ABC transporter permease, protein MGRNGKLSNVYLAVVFAILYAPIAYLIFYSFNSGGHMRGFEGFTLEWYREVFADTRLLIIVLNTFIIALLSSAISTMLGVAGALAIYHVRRKRTKNTLLSLNNVLIVSPDVIIGASFLILFTMIGIKLGFTSVLLSHIAFSVPIVVIMVLPKLQEMSPTLMDAARDLGAGSWQILTRVVLPYVKPGIFAGFFMALTYSLDDFAVTFFVTGNGYSTLSVEIYSRARQGVSLSINALSTLLFLLTVLLVVGYYFINRRAARTPAGRGLRP, encoded by the coding sequence ATGGGAAGAAACGGAAAGCTGTCTAACGTCTATCTGGCCGTTGTATTCGCCATACTGTACGCACCGATTGCGTATCTGATCTTCTATTCCTTCAACAGTGGCGGGCATATGCGCGGCTTCGAAGGATTTACATTGGAATGGTACAGGGAAGTATTTGCCGATACCCGGCTGCTGATCATTGTACTGAATACGTTTATTATCGCGCTTCTGTCCTCGGCGATCTCGACGATGCTCGGTGTGGCAGGGGCACTGGCGATCTATCATGTGCGGCGCAAACGGACCAAGAATACGTTGCTGTCACTCAATAACGTGCTGATCGTTAGTCCGGATGTCATCATCGGTGCGTCCTTTCTGATTCTTTTCACCATGATTGGCATCAAGCTTGGATTCACTTCGGTACTGTTGTCTCATATCGCATTCAGCGTGCCGATTGTCGTAATTATGGTACTGCCCAAGCTTCAGGAGATGAGTCCGACCTTGATGGATGCGGCGCGCGATCTGGGTGCTGGATCATGGCAGATCCTGACTCGTGTCGTGCTTCCATACGTTAAACCGGGTATTTTTGCCGGATTCTTCATGGCATTGACGTACTCGCTGGATGACTTTGCGGTAACCTTCTTTGTCACGGGTAACGGATACTCCACACTCTCGGTGGAGATTTATTCAAGAGCAAGGCAGGGCGTGTCATTGTCCATCAATGCGCTGTCGACACTGCTGTTCCTGCTGACGGTGCTGCTGGTGGTTGGATATTACTTCATTAACCGCCGTGCCGCGCGTACGCCTGCGGGAAGGGGGCTGCGTCCATGA
- a CDS encoding cation diffusion facilitator family transporter, translating into MAEQQKSESLMSLVKKGNTSSAVAMAGNAVLALCKGGAFLFSGSGAMFASAMHSLADAINQGFVFVGSVLSEKKPTRRFPTGFGRVINIFCMIAVIVVTIMAYETIHEGIHLLLHPAAHSGGIWINIGVLVLNIVIDGAILIKAMKEILHEARAPKASGLALFPAAIKNVGRAAPPTRLVFYEDIVAVLGATLALISVVVIALTNFALLDGIVTTIIGCLMIAVAFRVGYDNMIGLIGVAAPQDVEDKVSQTILADSHVADIQMMRIVQEGRYYHVEGLIELTKGLSLADADDIKFRIQEKLMTDPDIADAAISIIEDDGVNSWSKKHSDVVK; encoded by the coding sequence GTGGCTGAACAACAAAAGTCTGAGAGCTTAATGTCTCTCGTCAAAAAGGGGAACACATCCTCAGCCGTAGCTATGGCAGGAAATGCCGTACTTGCACTGTGCAAAGGAGGAGCCTTTCTATTCAGTGGCAGTGGCGCCATGTTCGCTTCGGCGATGCACTCTTTGGCCGATGCCATCAACCAAGGGTTTGTCTTTGTCGGGAGTGTGTTGTCTGAGAAAAAACCTACACGCCGCTTTCCGACCGGATTCGGACGGGTCATCAACATTTTCTGTATGATTGCCGTTATCGTTGTTACCATCATGGCGTATGAAACGATACATGAAGGGATTCATCTGTTACTGCATCCGGCTGCTCATTCCGGTGGTATCTGGATTAACATCGGCGTGCTGGTGCTTAACATTGTGATCGATGGAGCCATTTTGATTAAAGCGATGAAAGAAATTCTACACGAAGCACGCGCGCCCAAAGCATCAGGCCTCGCCCTGTTCCCTGCTGCGATCAAAAATGTAGGACGCGCCGCACCGCCAACACGCCTTGTATTTTACGAAGATATTGTAGCGGTACTCGGTGCGACACTCGCACTGATCTCTGTCGTCGTCATTGCACTGACCAATTTTGCATTGCTCGATGGAATCGTGACGACCATTATTGGATGCCTGATGATCGCTGTCGCTTTCCGTGTAGGTTATGACAATATGATCGGACTGATTGGTGTAGCGGCTCCACAGGATGTTGAGGATAAAGTATCCCAGACCATTCTGGCAGACTCTCATGTTGCAGATATCCAGATGATGCGCATTGTTCAGGAAGGTCGTTATTACCACGTAGAGGGTCTAATCGAACTGACCAAAGGCTTGAGCCTTGCCGATGCCGATGATATCAAGTTCCGTATCCAGGAAAAGTTAATGACAGATCCGGACATCGCCGATGCGGCAATATCGATTATCGAAGATGATGGCGTGAACAGCTGGAGCAAGAAGCATTCTGATGTGGTGAAATAA
- a CDS encoding class III extradiol ring-cleavage dioxygenase translates to MMPSLFIAHGAPSLALEENAYTEFLQKLGQELPKPKAIVLFSAHWESTTQLVSSVANYETIYDFGGFQPELYQIKYPAQGHEETTAEIQRLFANAGIPVESESVRGLDHGAWVVLRLLYPNADIPVVALSVNRYLSNEQQYQVGQALATLREQDVLVIGSGGTVHNLRQLNWESAGVDPWAMAFDNWLQDKLVSWDTESLFAYDKLAPSAQAAVPTPEHFVPLLLAMGAGDQNKQASLLFKAYQYGNLSLSCWKFD, encoded by the coding sequence ATGATGCCATCCCTGTTTATCGCTCACGGTGCACCATCACTCGCACTGGAGGAAAATGCATACACTGAGTTTCTGCAAAAACTTGGACAGGAACTGCCGAAGCCCAAAGCGATCGTATTGTTCTCAGCTCACTGGGAATCCACAACTCAGTTGGTTTCTTCAGTAGCCAATTATGAGACCATCTATGATTTTGGCGGCTTCCAGCCCGAGCTGTATCAGATCAAATATCCTGCCCAAGGGCATGAAGAGACAACCGCGGAGATTCAGCGCCTGTTCGCGAATGCTGGTATTCCGGTAGAAAGTGAATCCGTTCGTGGCCTGGACCACGGTGCGTGGGTCGTCCTTCGTCTGCTATATCCAAATGCGGATATTCCGGTGGTTGCATTATCCGTGAATCGATATCTGTCCAATGAACAGCAATATCAGGTAGGCCAAGCGCTGGCTACATTGCGTGAGCAGGACGTTCTTGTGATTGGCAGTGGAGGAACGGTACACAACCTGCGTCAGTTAAACTGGGAAAGCGCAGGCGTTGATCCTTGGGCCATGGCGTTTGACAACTGGCTGCAAGACAAGCTGGTGAGCTGGGATACAGAGTCCCTCTTCGCCTATGACAAGCTGGCACCATCAGCTCAAGCAGCCGTGCCTACGCCAGAGCATTTTGTACCATTGCTGCTCGCCATGGGTGCGGGAGATCAGAACAAGCAGGCATCACTCCTGTTCAAAGCCTATCAGTATGGCAACCTGAGCCTGTCATGCTGGAAATTTGATTGA
- a CDS encoding HAAS signaling domain-containing protein has product MNRQQFMQAMEIHLRPMDPLERAELLADYEQHFEMGLREGRPEEEIARELGHPIEIAKEALGDRYDAHTPGSDPFYAPTFEEMRSQQKKGNRAARNFFTAIGLFFLNIILAIPLGLTLWSVWLTIASLSLLVLAPVAAAVDFLYLGHFEYSELFVSIGVFGVGILFAIATKSVFKAFKSITLQYIRWNQKTMKGDV; this is encoded by the coding sequence ATGAATAGACAACAATTCATGCAGGCAATGGAGATTCATCTAAGACCGATGGACCCGCTGGAACGGGCCGAATTGCTCGCTGATTATGAACAGCATTTTGAGATGGGATTAAGAGAAGGAAGACCGGAAGAAGAGATTGCACGGGAATTGGGGCATCCGATCGAGATTGCCAAAGAAGCGTTAGGTGACAGGTATGATGCACATACGCCCGGATCTGATCCGTTTTATGCGCCAACATTCGAAGAAATGCGTTCACAGCAAAAGAAGGGAAATCGAGCTGCACGCAACTTCTTCACGGCAATCGGACTTTTTTTCCTAAACATCATATTGGCCATTCCGCTAGGATTGACTCTGTGGTCGGTATGGCTAACCATTGCCAGTTTGTCGCTGCTGGTATTAGCCCCGGTTGCTGCTGCTGTGGATTTCTTATATCTCGGCCATTTCGAGTATTCTGAATTGTTCGTGTCGATTGGAGTATTCGGTGTAGGCATTCTATTCGCCATTGCGACAAAATCGGTGTTTAAAGCCTTTAAGTCAATCACTCTTCAGTATATAAGATGGAATCAAAAGACGATGAAAGGGGATGTCTAA
- a CDS encoding PadR family transcriptional regulator — MNVNIQFKKGVLELCVLVLINRQDRYGYELAQAVSQHIEVAEGALYPLLRRLVNDGYCTTYLQESSEGPPRKYYKLSDTGRDYMKTLTNEWNSFVRSVANLIEEGTPNE, encoded by the coding sequence GTGAATGTTAATATTCAATTTAAAAAAGGGGTGCTGGAACTATGCGTCCTCGTGCTGATCAACCGCCAGGATCGTTACGGCTACGAACTCGCTCAGGCTGTATCCCAGCATATTGAGGTGGCGGAAGGTGCGCTGTATCCCCTTTTGCGGAGATTGGTCAATGACGGCTATTGTACGACTTACCTGCAGGAATCCAGTGAAGGCCCTCCACGTAAGTACTACAAACTGTCTGATACCGGCCGTGATTATATGAAGACTCTCACGAATGAATGGAATAGTTTTGTGCGCAGTGTCGCAAATCTTATAGAGGAAGGTACCCCAAATGAATAG
- a CDS encoding ABC transporter permease yields the protein MQTKASTRNAYLIPYVLWMVLFVVAPVLLVVYYSFFDVEGNFTLGNYARFFTPVYMQMTLSSFWYAFLITVFSLLVSYPTAYLLTRTKHKQLWLLLIILPSWINLLLKAYAFIGLFGTYGLTNSLLEVVGIGTQQILFTDFSFIFVSVYIFIPFMILPIFNALEEMNPSLIYAARDLGASSWLTFRRVIFPLTLSGVKSGCQAVFIPALSLFMITRLIAGNRVITLGTAIEQHFLVTQDWGMGSTIAVFLIIAMAIIMFLTGSGKKEVRNGKKRKAV from the coding sequence ATGCAGACTAAGGCGAGTACACGCAATGCGTATCTGATTCCATATGTATTATGGATGGTGTTGTTTGTAGTTGCTCCGGTTCTGCTGGTGGTGTATTACTCGTTCTTCGATGTGGAGGGCAATTTCACGCTGGGTAACTACGCACGGTTCTTTACACCTGTGTACATGCAGATGACCCTGAGCTCGTTCTGGTATGCATTTCTGATCACGGTGTTCTCGCTATTAGTGTCGTATCCGACGGCGTATCTACTGACTCGTACGAAGCACAAGCAGCTGTGGCTGCTGCTTATTATTTTGCCAAGCTGGATCAATCTGTTGTTAAAAGCGTACGCCTTTATCGGCCTGTTCGGCACGTATGGCTTGACCAATTCCCTGCTTGAAGTGGTGGGCATTGGCACGCAACAGATTCTGTTCACCGATTTTAGCTTTATCTTTGTTTCGGTGTACATCTTCATTCCGTTTATGATCCTGCCGATCTTTAACGCGTTGGAAGAGATGAATCCGTCGCTGATCTATGCAGCTCGGGATCTTGGGGCATCGTCATGGCTGACGTTCCGCCGGGTTATCTTCCCGCTGACGCTCAGCGGAGTGAAATCCGGCTGTCAGGCCGTATTTATTCCAGCGCTATCCTTGTTCATGATTACCCGCCTTATTGCGGGGAACCGGGTAATTACGCTGGGAACAGCGATTGAGCAGCATTTTCTCGTCACCCAGGACTGGGGGATGGGTTCGACCATTGCCGTCTTTTTGATTATTGCGATGGCGATCATTATGTTCCTGACTGGATCAGGCAAGAAGGAGGTGCGTAATGGGAAGAAACGGAAAGCTGTCTAA
- a CDS encoding helix-turn-helix domain-containing protein: MDIGLAIRTIRKQKQITIMQMCEGTGLSKGFISNVENNKTSPSIATLESIADYLEVPLPYLLLSPEQRMNVVRKDERKETTAGSGQIKVQHLTAKGAMRMSIVELPAGASTGVNKHAGEESHLVLQGRIRAEQCEDVEILEAGDSFSWNAIVPHEVTNIGEEPAVVLIAVSKELDLDHLWNA; encoded by the coding sequence ATGGATATTGGTCTAGCCATTCGTACGATTCGCAAACAAAAACAGATCACCATCATGCAAATGTGCGAGGGTACGGGGCTATCCAAGGGGTTTATCAGCAACGTGGAAAATAATAAAACATCACCGTCCATCGCCACGCTCGAAAGTATCGCCGATTATCTGGAAGTGCCACTGCCATACTTGCTGCTGTCACCGGAGCAGCGGATGAATGTGGTGCGCAAGGATGAGCGCAAGGAGACGACTGCCGGAAGTGGGCAGATCAAAGTACAGCATCTAACGGCCAAGGGTGCCATGCGCATGTCCATTGTGGAGCTGCCAGCAGGTGCATCGACTGGAGTTAATAAACACGCCGGAGAAGAGAGTCATCTGGTTCTGCAAGGCCGAATTCGCGCAGAGCAGTGTGAGGATGTAGAGATTCTGGAGGCAGGGGATTCATTCAGCTGGAATGCCATCGTTCCCCACGAAGTAACCAATATTGGGGAGGAACCCGCGGTAGTACTGATCGCCGTGTCCAAGGAGCTGGATTTGGACCATTTGTGGAACGCATAA
- a CDS encoding alpha/beta hydrolase, producing the protein MNYSLTYEVRLPSNYNTEQQYPVIFALHGMGSDEQDMLRLLEPLQSDFIIVAVRGPIVQGSGYAYFQIKSIGNPVRELFDASVQGLQQLMVDLSAQYAIDPARRYIAGFSQGAIMAMTLSLIMGDAIKGIVAMSGYIPQFVKDEYNIQPNSELSVFISHGDQDHLFPLQLGEDNASFFREQTNNVTYIRYHGGHQVTPDLYQQFQQWLRTDAKLTAEEPKGLNS; encoded by the coding sequence TTGAATTATTCATTGACTTACGAGGTTCGGCTTCCTTCCAATTACAATACAGAACAACAATACCCCGTCATTTTTGCCCTGCATGGCATGGGTTCAGATGAACAGGATATGCTTCGTTTACTGGAGCCTCTTCAGTCCGATTTTATTATCGTCGCCGTACGTGGGCCCATTGTTCAGGGTAGCGGCTACGCCTATTTTCAAATAAAAAGCATTGGAAATCCCGTCCGTGAGTTGTTCGACGCCTCTGTTCAGGGACTGCAACAGCTAATGGTTGACCTGTCCGCCCAATATGCCATTGATCCCGCACGGCGTTACATCGCCGGGTTCAGTCAGGGAGCTATTATGGCGATGACGCTCTCGCTAATCATGGGAGATGCAATCAAGGGAATTGTGGCCATGAGTGGTTACATTCCGCAATTTGTGAAGGACGAATACAACATACAGCCCAACTCGGAGTTATCTGTATTTATTTCGCATGGTGATCAGGATCATCTCTTCCCGCTGCAGCTTGGTGAAGATAACGCCAGCTTTTTCCGTGAACAGACCAATAACGTTACGTACATTAGATATCACGGTGGACACCAAGTCACCCCCGACTTATATCAACAATTTCAACAATGGCTTCGGACGGATGCCAAGCTGACTGCCGAAGAACCGAAAGGACTGAATTCATAA
- a CDS encoding 3-ketoacyl-ACP reductase: MELKNKTAVITGAGKGIGRAIAEALAKEGVHLGLIARTASDLEALQQSLSQEYGVKVTSAIADISDRTQAEAAVAAIEMELGAVDILINNAGIASFGTLLDMDPEEWERILHVNVMGTYYVTRAVLPSMIKESSGSIINIASTAGERGFATGSAYCASKFALLGMTESLMQEVRKSNIRVTALTPSTVNTELATNAGLKIGDEDRMMQAEDVAELALATLKLSDRVFVKAAGIWTTNPQ, translated from the coding sequence ATGGAACTTAAAAATAAAACGGCTGTCATCACTGGCGCCGGTAAAGGTATTGGCCGTGCCATTGCTGAAGCACTTGCCAAGGAAGGTGTACATCTCGGACTGATCGCTCGGACGGCCTCCGATCTGGAGGCTCTCCAGCAGTCGCTGAGCCAGGAATATGGTGTAAAAGTAACCAGTGCCATTGCGGATATTTCCGATCGCACTCAGGCTGAAGCAGCCGTAGCTGCGATTGAGATGGAACTTGGTGCAGTCGACATTCTGATCAACAATGCAGGCATTGCAAGCTTCGGCACACTGCTGGACATGGACCCGGAAGAGTGGGAACGTATCCTGCATGTTAATGTGATGGGTACATACTACGTAACTCGTGCTGTACTGCCAAGCATGATTAAGGAAAGCAGCGGCAGCATTATCAACATCGCCTCCACCGCAGGCGAGCGTGGATTTGCTACCGGCTCAGCTTACTGCGCTTCCAAATTCGCGCTGCTCGGCATGACCGAATCCCTGATGCAGGAAGTGCGCAAATCCAACATCCGGGTTACTGCGTTAACACCAAGTACAGTGAACACGGAGCTGGCAACCAATGCTGGACTCAAAATTGGAGACGAAGACCGCATGATGCAAGCGGAAGACGTAGCTGAACTGGCTTTGGCGACGCTCAAACTGTCGGACCGTGTATTTGTTAAAGCCGCAGGCATCTGGACAACTAATCCACAGTAA
- a CDS encoding glyoxalase superfamily protein, which translates to MLKGTVPILRIFDEDKAKEFYLEYLGFRLDWEHRFEPDLPLYMQVSLDSIQLHLSEHHGDCTPGAALRIETDALDALCEVLNRKKYKHSRPGITDTPWNLRELTVIDPFGNRIVLYEPNVG; encoded by the coding sequence ATGCTTAAAGGAACCGTGCCCATTTTGAGGATATTTGATGAAGACAAGGCGAAAGAGTTCTACCTGGAATATCTGGGTTTTCGATTGGATTGGGAACATCGGTTTGAGCCAGATCTGCCGCTATATATGCAGGTATCTCTGGATTCCATTCAATTACACCTATCAGAACATCATGGCGATTGTACGCCTGGAGCGGCTTTACGAATAGAAACGGATGCGCTCGATGCCTTATGCGAGGTGCTTAATCGGAAAAAGTACAAGCATTCGAGACCCGGCATTACCGACACGCCGTGGAATCTAAGGGAATTGACAGTGATTGATCCGTTTGGTAACCGAATTGTTCTTTATGAACCTAACGTGGGATAA
- a CDS encoding AraC family transcriptional regulator, producing the protein MNNHNHGVSISMLYPIMKTLVNKGYESEAFFEYAGLDPAIMKNPEARIPVEELERIMQDAARYSDDLYFGLNQGQLLDFADLGLPGYVMMHSKTIGDALAAYQRYNIILYSGFNLDWEVSGTDLILQLSLQHSEKQMSRHCVEDMAVSMVYLINKLANRRVELKEVRFGHQAPEISNDLSPYVDMFGIKPRFGDTRTFLRMHKDILNQPVLYSDARMLKVFETMAQESKDELHSSQPFSSKVSRWMTDSLPTFFPTLQHTAEHLGVSIRTLQSRLREEDTTYHEISVQVRKELAMRYLQKGTYSVGDIAYALHFSEQSAFQNAFKKWTGQTPGQYRSSLKQPMHPVVE; encoded by the coding sequence ATGAACAACCATAATCACGGTGTGTCCATTTCCATGTTGTATCCAATTATGAAGACGCTGGTGAACAAAGGGTATGAATCTGAAGCGTTTTTCGAGTACGCAGGTTTAGATCCTGCTATCATGAAAAATCCGGAAGCACGTATTCCAGTTGAAGAGTTGGAACGGATTATGCAGGATGCTGCCAGATACTCGGATGATCTGTATTTTGGATTGAACCAGGGACAACTGCTGGACTTTGCGGACCTTGGCCTTCCCGGTTACGTCATGATGCATTCCAAGACGATTGGAGATGCACTCGCTGCATATCAACGATATAACATCATTTTATATAGTGGATTTAATCTGGATTGGGAGGTATCCGGAACCGATTTGATCCTTCAATTGTCCTTGCAGCATTCGGAGAAGCAGATGTCCCGTCATTGTGTGGAAGATATGGCTGTCTCCATGGTGTATTTAATCAACAAACTGGCGAATCGCCGGGTGGAGTTAAAGGAGGTGCGATTCGGTCACCAAGCCCCCGAGATTTCAAACGATCTATCTCCTTATGTTGACATGTTCGGAATAAAGCCGAGATTCGGGGATACCCGTACGTTCCTGCGAATGCACAAGGATATTCTGAATCAGCCCGTATTATATTCGGATGCAAGAATGCTGAAGGTCTTTGAAACCATGGCTCAGGAAAGCAAAGACGAGCTTCATTCGTCTCAACCGTTCTCCAGCAAAGTAAGCCGGTGGATGACTGATAGCCTTCCAACCTTCTTTCCCACATTACAACACACCGCAGAGCATCTGGGAGTGAGCATTCGCACACTTCAGAGCCGGTTGCGTGAAGAAGATACAACGTATCATGAGATATCCGTTCAGGTACGTAAGGAACTGGCCATGCGATATTTGCAGAAAGGTACCTATTCGGTAGGGGATATTGCCTATGCCTTACATTTTTCGGAGCAAAGCGCCTTTCAGAATGCTTTCAAAAAGTGGACCGGACAGACGCCCGGGCAATACCGTTCGAGTCTCAAACAACCCATGCATCCCGTGGTTGAATAA
- a CDS encoding NAD(P)H-dependent oxidoreductase codes for MKSNILVINGHPDPQSYCKALTEAYVKGARQSGSSVELIDLSHIQFNPNLQYGYRQRTELEPDLVRAQELIRWADHLVFVYPTWWGVMPAILKGFIDRVFLPGFAMKDREDSPLWDKLLKGRSAHIIVTMDTPRWYNRFIYRHAGHRVMKSNILKFCGVSPVRITEISPIKGSTEAFRLKWLDKLMEMGMKQSARTKPHAGQSENPNQQV; via the coding sequence ATGAAATCTAATATTCTGGTGATTAACGGTCATCCTGATCCGCAAAGTTACTGCAAAGCATTAACAGAAGCCTATGTAAAAGGAGCCCGACAATCGGGCAGTTCTGTGGAGCTGATCGACCTGAGCCATATTCAGTTTAATCCGAATCTTCAGTACGGGTACCGGCAGCGGACGGAATTGGAACCTGATTTGGTGAGAGCTCAGGAATTGATCCGATGGGCGGACCATCTGGTGTTTGTATATCCGACGTGGTGGGGCGTGATGCCTGCAATTTTGAAAGGGTTTATTGATCGGGTATTTTTGCCCGGATTCGCGATGAAAGATCGGGAGGACTCGCCCCTATGGGACAAATTGCTGAAAGGAAGGTCTGCCCACATCATTGTGACTATGGACACACCACGCTGGTACAATCGATTCATTTACAGACATGCAGGGCATCGGGTCATGAAATCCAATATTCTCAAATTCTGCGGGGTCTCCCCGGTACGTATAACCGAGATTAGTCCAATCAAAGGCTCCACTGAGGCGTTCCGCCTGAAATGGCTGGATAAATTGATGGAGATGGGCATGAAGCAAAGTGCCAGAACTAAACCCCATGCTGGTCAGTCAGAGAATCCCAACCAACAAGTTTAG
- a CDS encoding DUF4097 family beta strand repeat-containing protein: MSTKKWIALAILCIGIGLLGTSIYGVQFGDKREPYSKRWEFKNDELHNIMMNANLSADIEFVVSPDSNGYIEVDGKWDPAVIKGFEQASITEGTFTLNQEERLRLQFFTLYWNNQQQTITVALPEGHQLDEVNIVSSSSDLDLKGLHANTLDLNNTSGSIHLQDITVPTIQLDLTSGDIKAAAIAGDMEVKQTSGSFTLNGINGDVTRNVQSGDTKITQLNGAANVKFTSGSVKIEQEVSGSIDVSGQSGDISIQAAPDFDGIYDAQATSGDVNIPDSPMVSREVIKARTTSGSIKIKQS, encoded by the coding sequence ATGAGCACCAAAAAATGGATCGCTTTAGCCATACTATGTATCGGCATCGGTTTGCTCGGAACCTCCATTTACGGAGTTCAGTTCGGAGACAAAAGAGAACCCTACTCCAAACGTTGGGAATTTAAAAATGATGAGCTGCACAATATCATGATGAATGCCAACTTAAGCGCAGATATTGAGTTTGTTGTCAGTCCGGATTCCAATGGCTACATTGAAGTCGACGGAAAGTGGGACCCAGCCGTAATTAAAGGTTTTGAACAGGCCTCGATCACGGAAGGAACCTTTACGCTAAACCAGGAAGAGCGTTTGCGTTTGCAATTTTTCACCCTTTATTGGAATAATCAGCAGCAAACGATTACGGTTGCGCTCCCTGAAGGACATCAGCTGGATGAAGTTAACATCGTCTCTTCTTCCAGTGATCTGGATCTGAAGGGTCTGCATGCCAATACCTTGGACCTTAACAACACGTCTGGAAGCATTCACCTTCAGGACATTACCGTACCAACCATTCAACTCGATCTGACTTCAGGAGACATCAAAGCCGCGGCAATTGCGGGAGATATGGAAGTCAAACAAACTTCCGGCAGTTTCACGCTAAATGGCATTAATGGCGATGTGACCCGAAATGTACAGTCGGGAGATACCAAAATTACACAATTGAACGGTGCAGCAAATGTTAAGTTCACTTCCGGCAGCGTAAAGATCGAGCAAGAAGTCTCCGGTTCAATTGATGTATCGGGACAGTCTGGAGATATTTCCATACAGGCGGCACCTGATTTTGACGGCATTTACGATGCACAGGCCACATCTGGTGATGTGAATATACCTGATTCACCCATGGTAAGCCGCGAAGTCATCAAAGCTCGCACTACTTCAGGCAGTATCAAAATCAAACAATCATGA
- a CDS encoding ABC transporter substrate-binding protein, with protein sequence MKQLVRTFAIVFVAAFALMILASYLNKSQGYSGGNTLTIYNWGDYIDPDLLKEFEQETGIKVIYQTFDSNEAMLTKIEQGGTTFDVAIPSEYAISKMKEENLLIPLDHSKLPNLSNIDPRFMDLSFDEDNKYSIPYFWGTVGIVYNPELVDGLTFESWNDLWDPRLKNQILLLDGAREVIGMGLNSLGYSLNDTNEDHLQEALKKLSTLTPNVRAIVGDEIKMLLANEEAAVGLVWSGDASEIMDENDKLDYVVPEEGSNLWFDNMVIPKTASNIEGAHQFINFMLDPDHAARNAEYVGYSTPNAEALKLLPEDISEDERFYPDETLTGKLEVYNNLGKKMLSHYNDLFLEFKMHSK encoded by the coding sequence ATGAAGCAACTGGTTCGGACATTTGCAATTGTATTTGTGGCTGCCTTTGCCTTGATGATTCTCGCTTCGTACCTGAACAAGAGTCAGGGATATTCCGGCGGCAACACGCTGACGATTTACAACTGGGGCGATTATATCGACCCGGATTTGCTGAAGGAATTTGAGCAAGAGACCGGCATCAAGGTGATCTACCAGACGTTTGACTCGAACGAAGCGATGTTAACCAAGATTGAACAGGGCGGCACGACGTTTGATGTGGCGATTCCTTCCGAGTATGCGATTAGCAAAATGAAAGAAGAAAATCTGCTCATTCCGCTGGATCACAGCAAGCTGCCCAATCTGAGCAACATCGATCCGCGGTTTATGGACCTTTCCTTCGATGAGGACAACAAGTATTCCATCCCTTACTTCTGGGGAACAGTGGGGATTGTGTACAATCCTGAACTGGTTGATGGGTTAACGTTCGAGAGCTGGAATGACCTGTGGGACCCACGTTTGAAAAATCAAATCCTGCTGCTCGACGGTGCCCGTGAAGTCATCGGCATGGGGCTGAACAGCCTCGGGTATTCGTTGAACGATACGAATGAAGACCATCTGCAGGAAGCTTTGAAGAAACTGTCCACCCTCACGCCTAACGTCAGAGCGATTGTCGGAGACGAGATCAAAATGCTGCTGGCAAATGAGGAAGCGGCGGTCGGACTCGTATGGTCCGGGGATGCGTCAGAAATTATGGATGAGAATGACAAGCTGGATTACGTGGTTCCTGAGGAAGGCTCGAACCTTTGGTTCGATAACATGGTTATTCCGAAGACCGCGAGTAATATTGAAGGCGCTCATCAGTTTATCAACTTCATGCTGGACCCGGATCATGCGGCTCGTAATGCTGAATATGTCGGGTACTCTACACCGAATGCCGAGGCATTGAAGTTGCTTCCAGAGGATATTTCGGAGGATGAGCGATTTTATCCAGATGAGACGCTGACGGGCAAGCTGGAAGTGTACAATAATCTGGGCAAAAAAATGCTCTCGCATTATAATGATTTGTTCCTCGAATTTAAAATGCATAGTAAATAA